The genomic window CGGGCGGAGGCTGGGGCGAAGGCCGCACCTCGATCGGCTCCGGAGCCGGGCGCGGGGCGGGCCGACTTTCGCGGATCCGCGCCGCTTCTCCGGCGTCCTCCGCGGCGTGCGTCCCGACGGGAGGAGTCGTCGGGGCGGAGGGCATGGTCGACGCAGCGGCCTGGACCTCGGCCGCTGCGGCCGGCTTCGATGGCTCCGTCGCGGCCGTCGCGTTCGTCCCCCGGTCGGCCGACACCGGCGAGGACTGGTGCGGATCGGCCGTGCCGCGATCGATGCCAGTCTCGCCGGCCACCGTCTCCTGCGTGGAGGGAGGCGCAGGTATCGGCGAGACGGGGCGCGCGGATCGGACCGGGCGGGCGGCGGCCCCGGCCTCGGTCTTCTCCCGCTCGTACAGGAGGACCGAGAAGAATGCGACGATCAGCACGCTCAGGATCATGCTGGGGATGACCTGACGATTCATGGCGCTTGACCCGGGGTGGATTCCGCGGTGCGGCTCAAGGAGGCAAGGCGGAAAGCGGGCGACCCAGATCCCGCGGAGCTGACCCCGGGGACGAGATAGATCGCCGCGCTTCCTCCCTATCGATCGGCAGGACGGGCCCGCAACTTGAGCCCTGCCGCGGAAATCCCCTCGGCAGGTCGATCGGCCCCCCCTCACCGGGCGTCGTCGGCACCGAGGAGGAGGGAAGTGGGCTGTGTCAGCGGATCTTCCGGAGCGTCATCAATTGGCCCACGTTGTCGGCGGCGACCATGGCATCGTCCCCGATGGACTGGATCCGGGAGACGAGGCTGTGGCCGAGCAGGTTGCGCTCGTTGCTGCCGTAGACCGAGATGGAGACGACCCCCCGGTTGTAGCTCCAGATGCCGTTGGACGTCACGACGTCGGGCTCGAAGAGCCTTCGCCTGGCATACGTCCGGGTGGACGTGAAGCTGCCGTCCGGGCGGAAGACGACCACGACGTTGCCCTTGCGATCGGCCATGGACCAAGAGCCGATCAGCATCCCGCGGATCTGCGACTCGAGACGGGCCTGCTCATCGACCGGGGGCTGCGGGGCGGGCTCGGCGACGACCTGGGAGGCCGGCCTCGAAACGGTCCGCGCCGCGCGGACCATGACCCGCGGCTGCGGCTTCGGCTCGGCAGGTGCCCCCTGCGTGGCGGCCGAATCGGCGACCATCCGGAGCTTGTAGAACATCTGCCCGGAGCCATTCGGGGCGTCGAACGAGGTCGGCCGCGACTGGTCCTCACTCTTCGCGATGCAGAGCAGCAGCCGATCGCCCTGGAAGGTGTAGATGCCCTTGAGGACGGTATCGTACTGCGTGGTGATGTCGATGTGCTTCGGCGATCGGGCGGGATCGATCCGGTAGGCCCAGAGCCGCTTCTCCTCGTCACGCGGCGAGACGGTCGAGATGCCACGGACGCCGATCCTGACGAGTCCCCCGTCGGCGATCTTGGCCTGGATGATGTCGGCGGAGAGGCTCTGACCATCGTCCTCGATCGCCTCGACGCGCCAGGTGCCGCCCAGCAGGTCGCGGTCGCGGGTCAGCTCGCCCTGGCTCGGCTTCCGCTCCTGACCGAGCCGGCTGAATGCGGCCTGGCGCGTCTTCGCCGGGGTCCGATCGTCATCGGCCCGATCTTCCAACTTCGGCGCGCGGGAGGGCGGGTCGCTGATGACGGGGGCCGAGGAGGACGCCGGGGAGCCCGAGGTGAGCCGCAGCCGGAGCAGGGTGACGGAGGCGCCGCCCGGTGACTCGAAGTCCACGGGCCTTGGCCGGCCCTCGCGCGAGGCGTAGCAGACGACCAGGTTGTCGTCCTCGAACTTGTAGATGCCCGGCAGGGTCCGATCGTCGTCGGTGATGAGGTCGATCCGCCGGGGGAACTTCGACGGGTCGATCGTGAACGCGACGGTCCTGGTCTCCCCGGTCTCCGGGTTGACGTGGCTCACCAGCCGGTCGGTCACCCGCAGGGTCCCGTCGCGGGCGATCTTGCGGCGGACGATCTCGGGGCCGAACGAATCGCCGTTGTCCGTGACGGCCAGGATCTTCCACGTCCCGGCCAGCATCTGGTGGGCGGCCCGGACCTCCGACTCCGTCGCCCGCCCGTCTCCTTCGGGTGCGAGCCCGAGCCCCAGCACGACGATCCCTGTCAGCAGCATCGCTCCATCCTCCCGGTTGCACTTCCGTATGAGGTCGCACGCGGCCCCGGGCGGTCCGGGGCCGATCGACGCATCCTTATTCCAGATCCGGGAAAAAAGGACAAGATCAAGCTTTCCGGGCCGGAGTGCCGCGGCTAGGGCGCGTCAAGGACCGGCCCGGATGGGCGCACGGCCGCGGTGCTCAGTCGGGCGACGCGGCGAAGAGCGGGACGTTGATCTCGTAGAACTTGGACTCGATGTACTCGAGGAAGAGGACGAAATCGAGGATGCGGAAGTTGTTGGCGTCGCTGGAAGTCGTGGTATCGAAGGACGGGAACGTCGCGCGGTGGTCGGTGACGAACTCCGCGACCCGGGAAAGGACGATCTCCTGAGGGATCGGCGACTCGACCGGCGCGAAATCCTCGACGAGCGGCTCGTCCAGGAGCGAATTCAGCCAGGATGCGTGGCGCGCCTCGACGGCGGCGAGGCCGGCGGCGGTCGGGAAGTACTCGAGTGTCTGAGTGACGTTCAGCAGCGCCCCGTGGTAGAGCCCCGAGCCGGTGTTCTCGAACACGGCAGCCGTCTCCAGGAAGGCCATGAGGTTGGGCTGGCGCAGCCTCGAGAGATTGAAGCCCGGCGGCCGGCGGATCGGCACCGGGAGCGGGTTGTCTTCATCGTCGAGCAGGTTCTGCAGGATCGGGACGTGCTGCTGCTCGTCGTTGAGGACCTCGTTGATCAACTCGGCCTGGATTCCGGTCAGCCTGCGGTGGGAGGCCGCCGCGGCTTTTCTCGAGCCGGCCAGGGCGAGCGCCGGGACGGCTGCGGCGGAGGCGCCCAGGGAGCGGGCGAGGAACGACCGTCGTGAGCGGGCGGGACCTCGGGCTTTCTCGTCGGACATCGGCGCGGACTCCTTCGATGCGATGAATGTGGTCGGAGCAATGAGGCAAGGGGAGTGGCGGCCGCCGTTGTTAGAGTGCCCCGCCGGCCCGAGGCGGTTACCTTTTTTCCCCGGGCGATGATTACTCCGTGCTCGCCGATCGCGGTGAATCGGCGAGATTTCCGGGAATCCGCCGAAGAAAGAGGAAACCTTCCGCGGCTGGGCTACGAAGATAAGGAGTACCCCCCGAGCGGAATTTCGGGGCTTCTGCCCGGCGCCCCCGCGGCCCCGCCATGCTCGCGGACGGCCTTGTCCGGGTCCGGGGCCATGGCTAAGATAAGGATGACGGATCGTCTCGTCCCGCTCGCCGTCGGTCACCTCATTTCAGGAATCGAAACCTATGCCACGACTTGCATTGCGTCCCCTGGCCTTGATCGCCTCTCTGGCACTCATGGCCGTCGTCGTCGGCGCCCAGGCTCCGGTCCCGACGGACGACGACAAGGAGACCGCAAAGAAGGTGGTCGACCTGCTCGAGCAGGGTCACATGGCCCGCCCCGTGATCGACGACGAGATCGCGGTGAAGTGGTGCAACAATTTCCTCAAGGACCTGGACCCCCAGAAGTTCTACTTCCTGAAGTCCGACGTCGAGGAGTTCAAGAAGGAGGCGACGAACCTGGATGACCAGATCCGCGAGGGGAACTTCGACTTCGCCAAGCGGGTCTTCGATCGCTTCCTGAAGCGTAACGACGAGCGCTACCAGACCGTGCTCGTGCTGATCGAGAAGAAGGCCGACTTCGGCGTCGAGGAGTACCTCAACGACGACCCGGAGAAGGTGGACTATCCAAAGGATAAGGCCGAGGCCGACGAGCGCTGGCGGAAGAAGATCAAGCTCGACATGCTCCAGCTCCGGGCCGACAAGACGGACGACGCGGAGATCGCGCACAAACTGAAGGTCCGGTATCACGACCGCAACCGGATGTTCCACCAGTACGACTCGAACGAGCTGCTGGAGGTCTACCTCTCGAGCCTGACCCGGACGTTCGACCCGCACACCTCCTACCTGAGCGCCAAGAACCTGGAGGACATGCTCAATCAGCAGCTCCACCTGTCGCTCGAGGGGATCGGGGCGTCGCTGCGGTCCGAGGACGGCTACGCCGTGGTCTCGGAAATCGTGCCCGGCATGGCGGCGGACAAGGACGGGCGGCTCGCGCCCGAGGACAAGATCGTCGCGATCCGCAAGGACAACGGCGAGGAGATCGACCTGGTCGAGAAGAAGCTCAGCGACGTCGTCCGCTACATCCGGGGCCCCCGAGGGACCAAGGTGAAGCTGGTCGTCATCCCGGCCGGCACGAAGGAGCGGAAGGAATACGAGATCACCCGCGAGAAGGTCGATCTCAAGGAGCAGCACGCGAAGGGCAAGATCCTGCCGATCAAGGCCAACGGCAAGGAGCTGAGGCTCGGCATCATCAACCTGCCGGCCTTCTACGGCAACACCCTGGCGATCCTCCGCGGCGATCCCAACGCCGTCAGCGCGACCGTGGACTGCCGCAAGATCCTCAGGGAGTTCAAGGAGCAGGGCGTCGACTGCGTGGTGATGGACCTGCGGGACAACGGCGGCGGCCTGCTCGAAGAAGCCAAGACCCTGTCGGGCCTGTTCATCGACACCGGCCCGGTCGTCCAGGTGAAGGAAATCTTCGGCGTGAAGCCGATCAGCGACGACGATGAAGGGACGGCGTGGGACGGCCCCCTCGTGCTCCTGATCAACAAGCTGTCGGCCAGCGCCTCGGAGATCTTCGCGGGCGTGATCAAGGACTACGACCGCGGCCTGATCATCGGCGACACCAGCACCTTCGGCAAGGGCACCGTGCAGAGCATCGTCCAGATCGGCGACGAGGGTCGTCGCGCCCGGGCCAACCACGGCGCCCTCAAGCTCACCATCCAGCAGTTCTACCGGGCCAACGGCGAGAGCACGCAGATCAATGGCGTCTCCCCGCACGTCCACATCCCGTCGGTCCGCGACGTGATGGACTTCGGCGAGGGGAAGATGGACAACGCCATCCGCTTCGACAAGGTGGCCGAGCTGCCGCACGACCACTTCAACAAGACCTCGCCCGAGTTGGTCGCCCTGCTCAACGAGCGCTCGGAACAGCGTCGCAAGGCCGATCCCAAGTTCCAGAAGCAATCCGAGCGGATCAAGCAGTTCCTCGAGCGGAAGGCCCGGCACTCGATCGCCCTGAACGAGGCCCGCTTCAAGTCCGAATACGCCCCCGACGACGAGGACCCGGAGCACGCCGAGGAAGTGAAGCAGAAGAAGGAGAACAAGAAGAAGAAGTACGTCGAGCGGGAGATCTGGGCGAGTGACTTCTACAACGACGAGGTCGTCCGGATCATCGGCGACTACCTGACCCTCGGCTCGAAGGTGCTCGCGTCCCTCCCGGTGAAGGCCGGCGCCGCGCACGAATGAGCGGACGGGCACCAGCCCCCCAGCATTGATCTCCCAAGAGGCCGGACGAAAGTCCGGCCTCTTTGCTTTGACGCGCTGAGCCAACCTCCCTTTTTCGACTCCGCCCCAGGCCGGCTGAACCTTCGAGTCCTTCGCCCCGCCCTGGCGGAGTTGACCGCGGATCCCGTCCAGGTCATCGGGTGACTCTCGAAGGCCTGCTCGCGCACGGGCCGTCCGCAATCAGGGCCCGCGAGCACAACCAGGGCGAGCTCGACGATGATGGAGACGGAATTACTCCGGCATTATGTGGCCCTGCGCGACCCGGACGCCTTCCGGGCGCTTGCCGAGCGGCATGGACCCATGGTCCGCTCCGTCTGCCGCTGCAACCTCCGCGAAAGCCACGACGTGGATGATGCGGTCCAGACGACGTTCCTGATCTTCGCCAGGCAGGCTTCGACCATCGAACGCGTCGAGGCAATCGGCCCCTGGCTTCGCCGGGTCGCGTCTCGCGTCTCCCGGCGAGTCCGCGTCAAAATCGAGGAGCGGAGAATCCGAGAGGCCGCGCGGCCGGGTGTGCGCCGCGACGGGAGCATGACCGATCCCCTCGAGCCGTCGGCGCTGGCCACGCTCCACGAGGAGATCAGCAGCCTGCCGGACTGGTATCGACGCCCGCTCGTGCTCTGTTACCTGGAAGGCAAGACTAACGACGAAGCGGCCAAGGAGCTTGGCTGTCCGGTCGGCACGGTCAAGGGGCGCCTCTGGCGTGCTCGACGAGAGCTGAGGGAGAGGCTGATCCGCCGCGGATGGGCCTGCACGATTGCGTGATCGAAGATCCGTCAGATTGATTGGCATCGGATCGAGGGGCGGTGCTCCTTCTCCTCCTTGAACCCAAATCCCAGAAACGTGTCCGGTCCCTCGCCACCCGGCGATGACTACCTATTCAGAGCGATCCGTCAGGGCTCCGGGCGAAGGTATGCCGACGAAGTTCGCCTTGCAGTGGTGCATGAATCGAATTCAGAGGACCATGACGACGGCGAAAGCCGCACGTCGCGAAGCGTGGTCCATCTGGCGCAGGGAGCGGGTACGCCCATCGGGCCTATCCGGGCCAGTGGCCTCACCGGACCTCGAGAGTCTGGAAACGCGCTGTCTCCTGTCCGACATCGCACCTCAGGCTTCCCGCGCGGACCTCGCCACGCGAATACCCCAGCCTGTCGGTGCCGCGATGGCCGACGTATGGTCCGGATGGCAGGCACAGGCCGGTCCCAGGCAGCCGGCCCCGCCCGTGCCGGGGACGTATCAGATCGTCACGGAGACGGGCGAGGACCACGAGACCGAGGACGACGCTCAGCAACTCCCCGACTCGCCTCTCTTCGGGGTGATCGGCTCGCTCGGGAGCGGGGATGTCCTCGATGTGTACCGGCTCACCCTGAACCGAGGGGCGAGGCAACTGGACCTGGGACTGCTGGCCACTTCGGGCCAGCCGATTGCCCCGATGCGGCTGCAAATCTTCGACGAATCCGGTCAGCTGCTCGCCTCCTGGGAGCTTGGGCAGCAGGGGCCGGCGCTGCATGCGTCCGTGAGCAATATCCCGGCCGGTACGACGATCTATCTGGGTGTCGGGTCGGGCAGGGACGGGGAGGCGGCCGG from Aquisphaera giovannonii includes these protein-coding regions:
- a CDS encoding carboxy terminal-processing peptidase encodes the protein MPRLALRPLALIASLALMAVVVGAQAPVPTDDDKETAKKVVDLLEQGHMARPVIDDEIAVKWCNNFLKDLDPQKFYFLKSDVEEFKKEATNLDDQIREGNFDFAKRVFDRFLKRNDERYQTVLVLIEKKADFGVEEYLNDDPEKVDYPKDKAEADERWRKKIKLDMLQLRADKTDDAEIAHKLKVRYHDRNRMFHQYDSNELLEVYLSSLTRTFDPHTSYLSAKNLEDMLNQQLHLSLEGIGASLRSEDGYAVVSEIVPGMAADKDGRLAPEDKIVAIRKDNGEEIDLVEKKLSDVVRYIRGPRGTKVKLVVIPAGTKERKEYEITREKVDLKEQHAKGKILPIKANGKELRLGIINLPAFYGNTLAILRGDPNAVSATVDCRKILREFKEQGVDCVVMDLRDNGGGLLEEAKTLSGLFIDTGPVVQVKEIFGVKPISDDDEGTAWDGPLVLLINKLSASASEIFAGVIKDYDRGLIIGDTSTFGKGTVQSIVQIGDEGRRARANHGALKLTIQQFYRANGESTQINGVSPHVHIPSVRDVMDFGEGKMDNAIRFDKVAELPHDHFNKTSPELVALLNERSEQRRKADPKFQKQSERIKQFLERKARHSIALNEARFKSEYAPDDEDPEHAEEVKQKKENKKKKYVEREIWASDFYNDEVVRIIGDYLTLGSKVLASLPVKAGAAHE
- a CDS encoding RNA polymerase sigma factor, whose translation is MMETELLRHYVALRDPDAFRALAERHGPMVRSVCRCNLRESHDVDDAVQTTFLIFARQASTIERVEAIGPWLRRVASRVSRRVRVKIEERRIREAARPGVRRDGSMTDPLEPSALATLHEEISSLPDWYRRPLVLCYLEGKTNDEAAKELGCPVGTVKGRLWRARRELRERLIRRGWACTIA
- a CDS encoding ferritin-like domain-containing protein, whose amino-acid sequence is MSDEKARGPARSRRSFLARSLGASAAAVPALALAGSRKAAAASHRRLTGIQAELINEVLNDEQQHVPILQNLLDDEDNPLPVPIRRPPGFNLSRLRQPNLMAFLETAAVFENTGSGLYHGALLNVTQTLEYFPTAAGLAAVEARHASWLNSLLDEPLVEDFAPVESPIPQEIVLSRVAEFVTDHRATFPSFDTTTSSDANNFRILDFVLFLEYIESKFYEINVPLFAASPD
- a CDS encoding TIGR03067 domain-containing protein, which gives rise to MLLTGIVVLGLGLAPEGDGRATESEVRAAHQMLAGTWKILAVTDNGDSFGPEIVRRKIARDGTLRVTDRLVSHVNPETGETRTVAFTIDPSKFPRRIDLITDDDRTLPGIYKFEDDNLVVCYASREGRPRPVDFESPGGASVTLLRLRLTSGSPASSSAPVISDPPSRAPKLEDRADDDRTPAKTRQAAFSRLGQERKPSQGELTRDRDLLGGTWRVEAIEDDGQSLSADIIQAKIADGGLVRIGVRGISTVSPRDEEKRLWAYRIDPARSPKHIDITTQYDTVLKGIYTFQGDRLLLCIAKSEDQSRPTSFDAPNGSGQMFYKLRMVADSAATQGAPAEPKPQPRVMVRAARTVSRPASQVVAEPAPQPPVDEQARLESQIRGMLIGSWSMADRKGNVVVVFRPDGSFTSTRTYARRRLFEPDVVTSNGIWSYNRGVVSISVYGSNERNLLGHSLVSRIQSIGDDAMVAADNVGQLMTLRKIR